One segment of Paenibacillus rhizovicinus DNA contains the following:
- a CDS encoding metallophosphoesterase: MWIAWVVVVIAAAAVSLLGYMMILSYRYRLDEQTVVLERLPAGFDGTSLLFISDVHRRLIPMTVIDAVKAAGGAELVLIGGDLREKSVPALRTRENIRRLRQIAPVYMVHGNHDYDEDIRPYEVLLEEERVRLLANESVVLEKRGGSRIRLAGVDDPRTFHDKPELALAEMEDGRGKLFTILLAHDPIIVQRLKGDEYIDLILSGHTHGGQIALPLTGPLWKGEDASGYWRGWFQLPGKTTKPQLFVSCGFGTSRLPLRLLTEAQLHRIILRTPPSDGARDRSLPDR; this comes from the coding sequence ATGTGGATCGCGTGGGTTGTCGTCGTGATCGCGGCGGCAGCCGTCTCGTTACTGGGTTATATGATGATTCTATCTTACCGCTATCGTCTGGATGAGCAGACCGTTGTGCTCGAAAGGCTTCCGGCTGGTTTCGACGGCACGTCGCTCTTGTTCATCAGCGACGTGCATCGGCGGTTAATTCCGATGACAGTGATCGACGCCGTCAAAGCGGCCGGAGGCGCAGAACTGGTGCTGATCGGCGGGGATTTGCGCGAGAAGTCGGTTCCTGCCTTGCGCACCCGGGAGAACATCAGGCGGCTGAGGCAAATCGCCCCCGTGTACATGGTTCACGGCAATCATGATTATGATGAAGATATCCGGCCTTACGAGGTGTTGCTCGAAGAGGAGCGTGTCAGGTTGCTGGCGAACGAGTCCGTCGTATTGGAGAAACGAGGCGGCAGTCGAATTCGGCTGGCGGGCGTCGACGATCCGCGGACCTTCCACGATAAACCGGAGCTGGCGCTTGCCGAGATGGAGGATGGGCGCGGCAAGCTTTTCACGATTCTCCTCGCGCATGACCCTATTATCGTGCAGCGGCTGAAAGGCGATGAATATATCGATCTTATTCTTTCGGGTCATACGCATGGGGGGCAGATCGCGCTGCCGTTGACCGGGCCTCTATGGAAAGGCGAAGATGCATCCGGTTACTGGAGAGGCTGGTTTCAGTTGCCCGGCAAAACAACGAAACCGCAGCTGTTCGTCAGCTGCGGTTTCGGGACTTCGCGGCTGCCGCTCCGATTGTTGACGGAAGCGCAGCTGCATCGGATTATTTTGCGGACGCCGCCGTCGGATGGAGCCCGAGATCGATCGTTGCCGGATCGATAA
- a CDS encoding CPBP family intramembrane glutamic endopeptidase, which yields MKKFDIRKIKLRTTRLEDIDDRMLLINLYATQAITLVIGFIWLLFQGRNPFNLFKPGDSMHFIYWGVGLAAAVIVLDLLAARIVPDEASDDGGVNDRIFRHRPIWHIAVLSLVVAICEETLFRGAVQYHIGPYWTSIIFATIHVRYLKHWIPTGLVFCISYALGWIYMKTGTLLAPILAHFIIDLVMGLVIRFRREE from the coding sequence ATGAAAAAATTCGACATTCGCAAAATCAAGCTAAGAACGACGCGCCTCGAAGACATCGATGATCGGATGCTGCTCATTAATTTGTACGCGACGCAAGCGATTACTCTTGTTATCGGTTTTATTTGGCTATTATTTCAGGGGCGCAATCCATTTAATTTATTTAAGCCCGGAGACAGCATGCACTTCATTTATTGGGGCGTCGGATTGGCTGCCGCAGTCATCGTCCTCGATCTATTAGCCGCGCGAATCGTGCCGGACGAGGCGAGCGACGACGGAGGCGTCAACGATCGGATTTTCCGTCATCGGCCGATCTGGCATATCGCCGTGCTGTCGCTGGTCGTGGCGATTTGCGAAGAAACGCTGTTCCGGGGAGCCGTACAATATCATATTGGACCTTATTGGACATCTATTATATTTGCGACCATACATGTCCGATATTTAAAGCACTGGATTCCAACGGGACTCGTATTCTGCATCAGTTACGCGCTCGGCTGGATTTATATGAAGACCGGCACGCTGTTGGCACCCATTCTCGCGCATTTCATTATTGATTTGGTCATGGGGCTGGTCATCCGTTTTCGGAGGGAAGAATGA